A single Clostridia bacterium DNA region contains:
- a CDS encoding MarR family transcriptional regulator — MADIPDRNYIIEQFSEFFQLFSLGVMKPIEKQFRGEVPNSGLHVMSHIYFKGPATMSDITAILKCSKQQTTQTVDKLIKGELALRESDESDRRKVWIKLTDEGARYVEKMIKTATVFFAERLEILSNDEIQRISDSLEVINGILNKISDPNAIKLDIAKIMKQEDKI, encoded by the coding sequence ATGGCTGATATACCCGACAGAAACTATATCATAGAACAGTTCTCGGAGTTTTTTCAGCTTTTTTCACTTGGCGTAATGAAGCCTATAGAAAAGCAGTTCCGCGGAGAAGTGCCAAACTCCGGGCTTCATGTCATGTCGCACATATACTTTAAGGGACCGGCTACGATGAGCGATATCACAGCCATCTTAAAATGCTCGAAGCAGCAGACGACGCAGACCGTGGATAAGCTTATTAAAGGCGAACTCGCGTTAAGAGAGAGCGACGAGTCGGACAGGCGCAAGGTCTGGATAAAGCTTACGGACGAAGGCGCCAGATATGTAGAGAAAATGATCAAAACGGCGACGGTCTTTTTTGCCGAGCGTCTCGAGATTCTGAGCAATGATGAGATACAACGTATATCGGACTCCCTTGAAGTCATAAACGGGATCCTAAACAAAATATCCGATCCAAACGCAATAAAGCTTGACATAGCAAAAATCATGAAGCAGGAGGATAAAATATGA